The proteins below are encoded in one region of Effusibacillus dendaii:
- the ruvC gene encoding crossover junction endodeoxyribonuclease RuvC, with translation MRIIGIDPGYGRTGYGVIQLDGSRIRSLEFGLIETQPGLRMEQRLLQIYDALLTIIERRKPDALALEELFFSRNVTTAIGVSQARGVVLLAAAQMGLPVSEYKPVQIKQAITGYGKADKQQMQEMVRLFLGLQDVPKPDDVADALAVAITHAHTAPLTNRIRQAEGR, from the coding sequence ATGCGGATTATCGGGATTGACCCGGGATATGGACGAACGGGGTACGGGGTCATCCAACTGGACGGCAGCCGGATACGCTCGCTTGAATTTGGTCTGATCGAAACCCAACCCGGACTACGGATGGAACAGCGCCTGCTGCAAATTTATGATGCATTGCTTACCATTATCGAACGGAGAAAACCGGATGCGTTGGCGCTTGAGGAACTGTTTTTCAGCCGTAATGTGACAACGGCGATTGGGGTCAGTCAAGCGCGCGGTGTTGTGCTATTGGCAGCTGCCCAAATGGGTTTGCCTGTCAGTGAGTACAAGCCGGTTCAGATTAAACAGGCGATCACCGGTTACGGGAAAGCGGACAAGCAGCAGATGCAGGAAATGGTTCGCTTGTTCCTGGGCCTGCAGGATGTCCCCAAACCGGATGACGTGGCAGATGCATTGGCGGTTGCCATCACACATGCACATACGGCGCCGCTTACAAATCGGATTCGCCAGGCGGAAGGAAGGTAA
- the ruvA gene encoding Holliday junction branch migration protein RuvA — MISFVEGIVEEVAADYVVFNVNGIGYQVFVTAATSLSLQPGAQERLHTQYHVREDAHLLYGFKTKNERNLFVRLQNVSGIGPKAALTIVGSAPVGDVVAAIQSEQADFLKKLPGIGAKTAQRIIIELKDKLDDIGIAGTGAAAPVKEPGGKSNRELFDALLSLGYNEKEVRNVMRSLADEIEQGLPLESLIKKALQELFTK; from the coding sequence GTGATTTCATTTGTGGAAGGCATTGTGGAAGAAGTGGCGGCAGACTATGTGGTATTTAATGTGAACGGAATCGGGTATCAGGTGTTTGTGACCGCCGCTACTTCCCTTTCCCTGCAGCCGGGAGCGCAGGAAAGGCTGCATACGCAGTATCATGTCCGCGAAGACGCTCATTTGCTCTACGGATTCAAAACAAAAAACGAACGGAATCTGTTTGTCCGTTTGCAGAACGTGTCAGGCATCGGTCCCAAAGCGGCGTTGACGATTGTCGGATCCGCGCCGGTCGGTGATGTGGTAGCGGCGATTCAGAGCGAACAGGCCGATTTTTTAAAAAAGCTGCCAGGGATTGGAGCGAAAACGGCACAGCGAATCATCATTGAACTGAAAGACAAGCTGGATGACATTGGCATAGCGGGAACTGGCGCAGCAGCTCCTGTGAAAGAACCTGGCGGGAAAAGCAACCGGGAACTGTTTGATGCACTTTTGTCACTCGGCTATAATGAAAAGGAAGTACGCAATGTGATGCGCTCGCTTGCGGATGAGATTGAGCAAGGTCTCCCTTTGGAATCACTGATAAAAAAAGCTTTGCAGGAGCTTTTTACGAAATAG
- the ruvB gene encoding Holliday junction branch migration DNA helicase RuvB, with protein MEERIISAHYMGEDGSFESIRPRYLNEYIGQKQVKENLRVFIEAAKMRQEPLDHVLLYGPPGLGKTTLSNIIANELGVNLRITSGPAIERPGDLAALLTNLQQSDVLFIDEIHRLNRSVEEVLYPAMEDYALDIVIGKGPSARSVRLELPPFTLIGATTRAGLLSSPLRDRFGVISHLDYYSVEDLCRIVVRAADILQVKIQPNAAVEIATRSRGTPRVANRLLKRVRDFAQVRGDGVITEEIAENALEQIQVDPLGLDHIDHKLLLAIMDKFNGGPVGLDTIAATIGEESDTIDDVYEPYLLQIGFLQRTPRGRVVTARAYSHFGRTPNHESGD; from the coding sequence ATGGAAGAGCGCATCATTTCGGCCCATTACATGGGTGAGGACGGATCTTTTGAATCGATCCGGCCGCGCTATTTGAATGAATATATTGGACAGAAGCAGGTTAAAGAGAATTTGCGCGTGTTTATCGAGGCGGCCAAAATGCGCCAAGAGCCGCTTGATCACGTTTTGCTCTATGGTCCGCCGGGGCTTGGCAAAACCACATTGTCCAACATTATCGCCAATGAGTTGGGTGTGAACCTCCGAATCACATCGGGTCCGGCGATTGAACGGCCGGGTGATCTTGCCGCCCTGCTGACCAACCTGCAGCAGAGCGACGTTTTGTTTATTGATGAAATTCATCGTTTAAACCGGTCTGTAGAAGAAGTTCTCTATCCGGCGATGGAGGATTACGCGCTTGATATTGTAATCGGCAAAGGGCCGAGTGCCCGTTCTGTCCGATTGGAACTGCCTCCCTTTACGTTAATCGGAGCGACCACACGCGCCGGGCTTTTGTCTTCTCCTCTACGCGATCGGTTTGGCGTAATCAGCCATCTTGACTATTACAGTGTGGAAGATTTGTGCCGTATTGTGGTCCGGGCGGCGGATATTTTGCAAGTAAAAATTCAACCGAACGCCGCCGTAGAGATTGCCACACGTTCACGCGGTACGCCGCGAGTGGCCAATCGGCTTTTGAAACGGGTGCGTGATTTTGCGCAGGTGCGCGGGGACGGCGTTATCACAGAAGAGATTGCCGAAAACGCGCTCGAGCAGATACAAGTCGATCCGTTAGGATTGGATCATATCGACCATAAATTATTGTTGGCGATTATGGATAAGTTTAACGGCGGCCCTGTCGGATTGGACACAATTGCCGCTACCATTGGGGAAGAATCGGATACGATTGACGATGTGTATGAACCGTATCTGCTGCAGATTGGATTTTTACAACGGACGCCGCGCGGTCGAGTGGTGACTGCGCGTGCCTACTCTCATTTCGGGAGGACTCCCAATCATGAATCCGGTGACTAA
- a CDS encoding DUF2905 domain-containing protein, whose product MNPVTKTLLIIGVVCIGLALVWQVGGRWLGFLGKLPGDIVIKKENFSFYFPIMTSVLLSVLLSLIAFLVNYFRR is encoded by the coding sequence ATGAATCCGGTGACTAAAACGCTGTTGATTATCGGGGTTGTCTGTATCGGACTGGCGCTCGTCTGGCAGGTTGGCGGTCGCTGGCTGGGCTTTCTTGGTAAACTGCCCGGTGACATTGTGATTAAAAAAGAAAACTTCTCCTTTTATTTCCCGATTATGACCAGTGTTTTGCTGAGTGTTTTGTTGTCATTGATCGCGTTTCTTGTAAATTATTTCCGACGATAA
- the sigI gene encoding RNA polymerase sigma factor SigI — MPWLPFRPRKTEEYGQLAEWVELAQQGNPSVRNKLLEDYIPFIAKTASKTSGRYIERGVDDEFSIALSAFNEAIDRYNVQKGTSFLAFAETVIKRRLIDFYRSQSSRSKDRLLSEFDVEDGEENVINQIEIQKSIDLHKQTVETESRREEIFRFTEWLYEFGIDMEELVEISPKHADARFNAMEVARTIAEDAEMRAYLLEKKSLPLKLLSSKIAVSRKTVERQRKYIIAITLILIGEFEMLQEYIQ; from the coding sequence GTGCCATGGTTACCGTTCCGGCCTAGAAAAACAGAAGAATACGGACAACTTGCAGAATGGGTCGAGCTCGCTCAGCAGGGAAACCCTTCCGTTCGCAATAAATTGCTGGAAGATTATATTCCGTTTATTGCCAAGACAGCGTCCAAAACAAGCGGACGTTATATTGAACGTGGCGTTGACGATGAGTTTAGCATTGCTTTGTCCGCTTTTAATGAGGCAATAGACCGGTATAACGTGCAAAAAGGGACAAGTTTTCTAGCATTTGCGGAGACGGTAATTAAAAGACGGCTGATCGATTTTTACCGTTCCCAATCCTCGCGCAGCAAGGATCGATTGCTTAGTGAATTTGATGTGGAAGATGGAGAAGAAAATGTCATCAACCAGATCGAAATTCAAAAATCAATCGACCTGCATAAGCAAACGGTCGAAACGGAAAGCCGGAGAGAAGAAATTTTCCGTTTTACCGAATGGCTCTACGAATTTGGCATTGATATGGAGGAGTTGGTAGAAATTTCCCCCAAGCATGCGGATGCTCGCTTCAATGCGATGGAGGTCGCCCGAACGATTGCGGAAGATGCGGAAATGAGAGCTTATCTGCTCGAAAAAAAATCTTTGCCATTAAAGTTGTTAAGTTCGAAGATTGCCGTGAGCCGTAAAACGGTGGAGCGGCAGCGAAAATATATCATCGCGATTACGCTGATCCTGATAGGCGAATTTGAGATGCTGCAAGAGTATATTCAGTAG
- a CDS encoding anti-sigma factor domain-containing protein, with translation MRKSKGVIMKISGSHAIVMTADRQFVKIPVPSGIQLGEEIEFSVPGFSRSYLAWRRVAPLAAAFVLAIGLWQASEIVQAKRVSAYVALDINPSLELAINKEKSVLKTEPLNDDGKVLVADLHLEGKPVEQAIDELTDQATKKGFIKPDSEILVTASAAPDAQIDVGSLEQILMTRVSEKVSKSGLSANVGGVVVSEKVREEAKTVGLSSGKYAVYLQAQATGLPVSVEELKREAVTTVVKKHGDEIKQILEHMNGDRNLEDLLQEWKAKKEKRDSKEGHDTDQVKPSESGVGELPKWVPGNWNRSDDGQRGNHPRKNTSDDRGKSQSDSKNNSESGDQRTPDNSGDDKGTSKQENPVEKKWTNQEGERLNPKGDVGASSHRVGPPDNGAVDNKWQRDKGAHDKRQNDDTPDRSTDHGDKSDR, from the coding sequence ATGCGGAAATCAAAAGGTGTTATCATGAAAATATCCGGTTCGCATGCAATCGTTATGACGGCTGACCGGCAATTTGTGAAAATCCCGGTGCCAAGTGGAATTCAACTTGGTGAAGAGATTGAATTTTCGGTTCCGGGCTTTTCACGATCGTATTTGGCATGGAGAAGAGTAGCTCCTCTTGCGGCGGCATTTGTTCTTGCGATCGGGTTATGGCAGGCATCGGAAATCGTGCAGGCGAAACGTGTGTCTGCTTATGTAGCTCTTGATATTAACCCCAGTTTGGAATTGGCCATCAACAAGGAAAAGTCCGTTTTAAAAACGGAGCCGTTAAACGATGACGGGAAAGTTCTGGTGGCCGACCTTCATCTGGAAGGCAAGCCGGTCGAACAGGCGATCGATGAACTGACTGATCAAGCGACGAAGAAAGGTTTCATAAAGCCGGATTCCGAAATTCTTGTTACTGCCTCGGCGGCTCCTGATGCTCAAATCGACGTGGGAAGCCTGGAGCAGATATTGATGACACGGGTGAGCGAAAAAGTCTCGAAAAGCGGGCTTTCAGCAAATGTCGGTGGTGTGGTGGTGTCGGAAAAGGTTCGCGAAGAAGCCAAAACCGTTGGACTTTCTTCAGGAAAATACGCCGTGTATTTACAGGCGCAGGCAACCGGGCTGCCCGTTTCGGTTGAGGAGTTAAAGCGGGAAGCGGTCACAACTGTGGTGAAAAAACACGGTGACGAGATAAAGCAAATTTTGGAACATATGAATGGTGACCGCAATCTGGAAGATCTTTTGCAGGAGTGGAAAGCGAAGAAGGAAAAACGGGACAGTAAAGAGGGGCACGATACCGATCAAGTTAAGCCGTCAGAATCTGGAGTTGGGGAGTTGCCCAAATGGGTTCCCGGTAATTGGAATCGATCAGATGACGGGCAACGAGGAAATCATCCTCGTAAGAACACATCTGACGATAGAGGAAAGAGTCAATCAGACTCAAAAAACAATTCTGAATCGGGCGATCAAAGAACTCCTGACAACTCTGGAGATGATAAGGGGACATCAAAGCAGGAGAACCCGGTTGAGAAGAAATGGACGAACCAGGAAGGAGAGCGCCTGAACCCGAAAGGGGATGTAGGCGCTTCCTCCCATCGTGTGGGGCCACCTGACAACGGTGCGGTTGATAACAAGTGGCAGCGTGACAAGGGGGCACACGACAAACGGCAGAACGATGATACGCCGGACCGTTCGACAGACCATGGCGACAAATCTGACAGGTAA
- the queA gene encoding tRNA preQ1(34) S-adenosylmethionine ribosyltransferase-isomerase QueA produces the protein MRLEEFDFELPEELIAQHPLAERTASRLLVLDRKTGRFEHKMFTDLLDYLEPGDCLVLNDTRVIPARLYGQKRETGAQVEFLLLKEIQPDHWEVLVRPGKRVKTGAIVDFGGGVLSAEVLETTEEGGRIVRFTYDGVFYEVLDRLGETPLPPYITERLADAERYQTVFSRKRGSAAAPTAGLHFSKAFLQQIEDKGVQIAFITLHVGLGTFRPVSAETIEEHRMHAEYYEFPQATADRIMQTKQRGGRVIAVGTTVCRTLETVGNRAATTPANGDGSESQTADNGKEADPNSRTNVLKLKESSGWTDIFIYPGYSFTVVDGLVTNFHLPKSSLMMLVSALAGRERILAAYDSAIKERYRFFSFGDAMLIL, from the coding sequence ATGCGGTTAGAAGAATTTGATTTTGAGTTGCCGGAAGAGCTGATTGCACAGCATCCGCTTGCCGAGCGGACCGCCTCACGGCTGTTGGTGCTGGATCGGAAAACAGGTCGCTTTGAACATAAGATGTTTACCGATCTGCTTGATTATCTGGAGCCGGGGGATTGTCTGGTTCTAAACGATACTCGGGTGATACCGGCTCGCCTGTATGGGCAAAAGCGGGAAACTGGCGCGCAAGTGGAATTTCTGTTGTTAAAAGAGATACAGCCTGATCATTGGGAAGTTCTGGTTCGACCGGGCAAACGAGTGAAAACGGGTGCGATTGTCGACTTCGGGGGCGGCGTGCTAAGTGCGGAAGTGTTAGAGACAACAGAAGAAGGAGGACGCATCGTTCGTTTTACATACGACGGGGTGTTTTATGAAGTACTCGACCGGTTGGGCGAGACGCCGCTGCCTCCTTACATAACGGAACGTTTGGCGGACGCGGAGCGTTATCAGACGGTTTTTTCACGCAAGAGAGGGTCGGCTGCCGCGCCAACGGCGGGACTGCATTTTTCAAAAGCATTCCTGCAGCAGATTGAAGACAAAGGAGTCCAAATTGCGTTTATCACCTTGCATGTGGGATTAGGCACGTTCCGTCCCGTCTCGGCCGAAACGATTGAGGAACACCGGATGCATGCGGAATATTACGAATTTCCGCAGGCGACAGCCGATCGGATCATGCAGACAAAGCAGAGGGGGGGCCGTGTGATTGCGGTTGGCACCACGGTCTGCCGGACGTTGGAGACAGTGGGTAATCGTGCAGCCACGACCCCTGCGAACGGGGACGGATCGGAGAGTCAAACAGCTGACAATGGGAAGGAAGCCGATCCTAATTCGCGGACAAACGTGTTGAAACTGAAAGAATCGAGTGGATGGACCGATATTTTTATCTATCCGGGATATTCGTTTACCGTTGTGGATGGATTGGTCACCAATTTTCATTTGCCCAAATCCTCTTTGATGATGCTTGTATCTGCCCTGGCGGGGCGCGAACGGATACTTGCCGCTTACGACTCGGCGATCAAAGAACGGTACCGGTTCTTTTCGTTCGGAGACGCGATGTTGATTCTTTAG
- the tgt gene encoding tRNA guanosine(34) transglycosylase Tgt: MAVRYELLSIDRDTGARRGRLHTPHGTIETPVFMPVGTQATVKAMSPEELKEIGAEIILSNTYHLFLRPGHDLVREAGGLHSFMNWDRSILTDSGGFQVFSLSTLRKISEEGVEFRSHISGEKLFLSPEKAIEVENALGADIIMAFDECPPYPASRDYLKDSLERTTRWAKRCKEAHRRPHDQALFGIVQGGMERDLREQSAMELLELDFPGYAVGGLSVGESKPLMQEVLSFTVPLLPKDKPRYLMGVGSPDDLFEGVQRGIDMFDCVLPTRIARNGTCMTSVGKVVIRNAVYARDWEKLDPDCDCYTCRNYSRAYIRHLIKADEIFGLRLTSYHNLYFLVELMRKIRLAIEQNRLLEFKKEFYSQYGYEKII; the protein is encoded by the coding sequence ATGGCTGTCCGATATGAACTGTTGTCCATCGATCGCGATACAGGGGCCCGACGGGGCAGGCTTCACACGCCGCATGGAACCATTGAAACTCCGGTATTCATGCCAGTTGGCACGCAAGCGACTGTCAAGGCGATGAGTCCGGAAGAATTGAAGGAAATCGGGGCCGAGATCATTTTGTCAAATACATATCATCTGTTTTTGCGGCCCGGTCATGATTTGGTGAGAGAAGCGGGCGGGCTGCACTCGTTTATGAACTGGGACCGTTCGATTTTGACCGATTCAGGCGGATTTCAGGTGTTTTCCCTGTCCACCCTGCGTAAAATCAGCGAGGAAGGCGTCGAGTTTCGCTCCCATATATCGGGTGAAAAGCTGTTCCTTTCACCTGAAAAAGCGATTGAAGTGGAAAATGCGCTGGGCGCCGATATTATCATGGCGTTTGACGAATGTCCGCCCTATCCGGCCAGCCGGGACTATTTGAAGGATTCTCTGGAACGCACAACCCGTTGGGCGAAACGATGCAAAGAAGCGCACCGCCGTCCGCATGATCAAGCGCTGTTTGGAATTGTACAGGGGGGAATGGAGCGCGATCTGCGTGAACAGAGTGCGATGGAACTGCTGGAACTCGATTTTCCGGGCTATGCGGTGGGGGGGTTATCGGTAGGCGAATCGAAGCCACTCATGCAGGAAGTGCTTTCATTCACTGTACCGCTGCTGCCGAAAGATAAACCACGCTACCTGATGGGAGTCGGATCCCCTGACGACCTGTTCGAAGGGGTGCAAAGAGGCATTGACATGTTTGACTGCGTGCTGCCGACACGCATTGCACGAAACGGAACCTGTATGACCTCGGTAGGCAAGGTCGTCATTCGCAATGCGGTTTATGCCCGTGATTGGGAAAAATTGGATCCGGATTGCGATTGCTATACCTGCCGCAACTACTCGCGCGCCTACATCCGTCATCTGATTAAGGCGGACGAAATTTTCGGGCTGCGATTGACAAGTTATCACAATTTGTATTTTTTAGTAGAATTAATGCGAAAGATTCGGCTTGCCATAGAGCAGAATCGTCTGCTAGAATTCAAGAAGGAATTTTATTCCCAATATGGCTATGAAAAGATTATATAA
- the yajC gene encoding preprotein translocase subunit YajC — translation MNAQTLQSILPFLLMFVIFYFLLIRPQQKRTKERNNMLSNVKKGDHVVTIGGMHGTITDLDDTTMTLKVAENTRIKFERSAIGSVKPVQQPVTNAAASNEKA, via the coding sequence ATGAATGCGCAAACGTTGCAGAGTATTTTGCCATTTCTGTTAATGTTCGTAATTTTTTATTTTCTGCTGATCCGTCCGCAACAAAAACGGACAAAAGAACGGAATAACATGTTATCCAACGTGAAAAAAGGGGATCATGTCGTTACCATTGGCGGCATGCATGGCACGATTACTGACCTCGACGACACTACGATGACATTGAAAGTTGCCGAGAACACCCGCATCAAATTTGAACGTTCTGCGATTGGCAGCGTCAAGCCGGTGCAGCAGCCTGTAACAAACGCGGCTGCAAGCAATGAGAAGGCATAG
- a CDS encoding TIGR04086 family membrane protein, with protein sequence MKGKSISDIAPRFGGTPILTGLLYALIIAFGAVILSAMTITWTAIPESKLPVITYIINVAAALIGSFTAARKAGERGWYYGGITGLIYSVLITILGLMLVSAAFTLHNVVQIAILSAIGGLGGVIGVNSQAK encoded by the coding sequence ATGAAGGGGAAATCGATCAGCGATATCGCGCCCCGGTTTGGCGGCACCCCGATCCTGACGGGACTGCTCTATGCTTTAATCATTGCGTTTGGAGCCGTTATTTTATCTGCAATGACCATCACATGGACCGCCATACCAGAATCCAAACTGCCGGTTATTACATACATCATTAACGTCGCGGCTGCCTTGATAGGATCATTTACCGCTGCTCGCAAGGCGGGTGAAAGAGGTTGGTATTACGGCGGGATTACCGGTTTGATATACTCTGTTCTGATTACCATCCTTGGACTCATGTTAGTTTCTGCTGCATTTACCCTCCACAATGTCGTTCAAATAGCAATTTTGTCCGCTATCGGCGGATTGGGTGGCGTGATCGGGGTAAACAGCCAAGCGAAGTAA
- a CDS encoding DUF421 domain-containing protein, which yields MLALRMMGKREIGKLSVFDLVVSIIIAEVATITLDLDKPMLNGVLIVTILVLLQILVSYISLKSYRFRQLVEGRPTVLINQGKINDAEMRRTRYSMSDLLTQLREKNIANVADVEFAILETTGKLSVFPKEEKLPVAKEDMKMRPAHFKMPVSLIVDGQVITKNLQQIGRNQKWLEKEVRHYGKDRIEDIFFCSIDHKGRLYFDVKDAQTEKM from the coding sequence TTGCTCGCGCTGCGAATGATGGGCAAACGGGAGATCGGAAAACTGTCAGTGTTTGACCTGGTCGTTTCGATCATAATTGCCGAGGTGGCTACGATTACGCTGGATTTGGATAAACCGATGTTGAATGGTGTCCTGATTGTCACAATCCTCGTTTTACTGCAAATTCTGGTTTCTTATATCTCTTTAAAAAGCTACCGGTTTCGCCAATTGGTTGAAGGGCGACCTACCGTCTTGATTAATCAGGGAAAAATTAACGATGCAGAAATGAGGCGTACCCGTTATTCGATGAGCGATCTGCTCACTCAGCTGCGCGAGAAAAACATTGCAAATGTGGCAGATGTGGAATTTGCCATATTGGAAACAACTGGAAAATTATCTGTTTTCCCAAAAGAAGAGAAACTGCCGGTTGCGAAAGAAGATATGAAGATGCGCCCCGCCCACTTTAAAATGCCGGTCAGCCTGATTGTGGACGGACAAGTGATCACCAAAAACTTGCAGCAAATTGGCCGGAACCAAAAGTGGCTGGAAAAAGAGGTCCGCCACTATGGAAAGGATCGAATTGAAGATATTTTCTTCTGCAGCATTGACCACAAGGGACGGCTGTATTTTGACGTAAAAGATGCGCAGACCGAGAAAATGTAA
- the spoVB gene encoding stage V sporulation protein B, with translation MSKQSFLHGAMILVLASVITKIIGMGMQIVLNRIVGPEGIGLFRLVFPMLSMVLTLSTIGLPTAVSKVVAEAIVVGDRRKVKRIMVFTTSVITVLATFFTILVVSMAPWLTSHLLTDSRTYYTVLMMSPTILIISWSSILRGYFQGIQNQSPPSIAWILETIVRSLVTLTIVYLCMPDLLKASAGAMFGVLAGELAHLLYIGACYYRKFGLNKISFPPMPAHVKPESYGKTIRSLFEVAAPVLVAGIIGSLVYWSETLLIPRALIAAGHAQTEATALFGLYSGYAVSLLVLPTVFTYALSTTLVPAISEAIAIGQPTLVQRRLYQAFRFTAMLGLPASVIFTLLATELSTAIYNTPSAGPLLAIMAPVGFFIYLKSPLSSILQGMNRAGLATFFSVVGSLFKLAIIYWVASIPGIGIRGVAWSVVLSNVFVASAYFVTVTRLIGFYIDLADTMKILISTLVMSLIILQAKAVTAGIGASYTVIVSVTTGALVYVMLLFLFRALSLHTVKRIPYIGPLAAKALQWIPFVK, from the coding sequence ATGAGCAAACAATCATTCCTGCACGGCGCCATGATTCTTGTATTGGCAAGCGTCATTACGAAGATCATCGGAATGGGTATGCAGATCGTACTGAACCGGATTGTCGGCCCCGAAGGCATCGGATTGTTTCGTTTGGTATTCCCGATGTTATCGATGGTACTGACTCTGTCTACGATCGGATTGCCGACAGCCGTATCCAAAGTGGTGGCGGAAGCAATTGTCGTAGGGGATCGCCGCAAAGTGAAACGGATCATGGTCTTTACAACTTCCGTTATCACAGTATTGGCCACCTTCTTTACGATTCTGGTGGTATCAATGGCCCCCTGGCTGACTTCCCATTTGCTTACCGATTCCCGTACCTATTATACCGTATTAATGATGAGTCCGACGATTTTAATTATTTCCTGGTCCTCGATCTTACGGGGGTATTTTCAGGGGATTCAAAATCAGAGCCCGCCGTCAATCGCCTGGATTCTTGAAACGATTGTGCGCAGTCTGGTCACGTTGACTATCGTCTACTTATGTATGCCCGATCTGTTAAAGGCTTCCGCCGGCGCCATGTTCGGTGTTCTGGCGGGCGAATTGGCTCATTTACTCTATATCGGGGCCTGCTACTATCGGAAATTCGGCCTCAATAAAATCAGTTTTCCGCCGATGCCTGCCCATGTGAAACCGGAATCCTACGGAAAAACGATCCGCTCTTTGTTTGAAGTGGCTGCACCCGTTCTGGTCGCTGGCATCATCGGTTCACTCGTGTACTGGTCAGAAACGCTGTTGATCCCGCGTGCGCTGATCGCTGCCGGACATGCACAAACGGAGGCTACCGCCCTGTTTGGTTTGTATTCGGGTTACGCAGTATCGCTTCTGGTGTTGCCAACCGTGTTCACGTACGCTCTCTCTACCACCCTGGTACCTGCCATTTCGGAGGCGATAGCCATCGGGCAGCCGACACTGGTTCAGCGACGCCTCTATCAAGCATTTCGATTCACCGCTATGCTTGGTTTGCCGGCATCCGTAATTTTCACCCTGCTGGCAACAGAACTGTCAACCGCTATCTATAATACTCCCAGCGCCGGACCGCTTTTGGCGATAATGGCGCCCGTTGGATTTTTTATTTATCTGAAATCCCCTCTTTCAAGCATTCTGCAAGGGATGAACCGGGCGGGGCTGGCAACCTTTTTCTCCGTGGTCGGGTCACTTTTTAAACTGGCGATTATTTATTGGGTGGCTTCTATACCCGGGATCGGCATCAGAGGAGTGGCATGGTCAGTGGTACTGTCAAACGTGTTCGTGGCCTCCGCCTATTTTGTAACCGTCACCCGATTGATCGGATTTTATATCGATCTGGCCGATACGATGAAAATCCTGATTTCCACGTTGGTGATGTCGCTTATCATCTTGCAGGCCAAAGCGGTCACAGCTGGTATAGGCGCCAGCTACACGGTGATCGTTAGTGTAACAACCGGTGCACTGGTGTATGTCATGCTACTTTTTCTATTCCGCGCTTTGTCACTGCATACGGTAAAACGGATTCCGTATATCGGACCGCTTGCCGCCAAAGCGCTGCAGTGGATTCCATTTGTGAAGTAA
- a CDS encoding post-transcriptional regulator, translated as MNDRELSDMIEELCHSKAKEFKLLGYDVEGADVWKCVSSKYKKGTPPLHQIVNDILSLRINVYMNWAMMEVYKG; from the coding sequence TTGAACGATCGGGAATTGTCGGATATGATAGAAGAACTGTGTCATTCAAAAGCAAAAGAGTTCAAACTGTTGGGATATGATGTGGAGGGCGCCGACGTTTGGAAGTGTGTCTCCAGCAAATACAAAAAGGGAACACCTCCTTTGCATCAGATAGTGAATGACATCTTGTCGCTCCGCATCAACGTCTATATGAATTGGGCGATGATGGAAGTTTATAAAGGATAG